In Procambarus clarkii isolate CNS0578487 chromosome 30, FALCON_Pclarkii_2.0, whole genome shotgun sequence, the DNA window GACCCTGCGTACTCCGGTCCTGCGTACTCCGGTCCTGCGTACTCCGGTCCTGCGTACTCCGGTCCTGCGTACTCCGGTCCTGCGTACTCCGGTCCTGCGTACTCCGGTCCTGCGTACTCCGGTCCTGCGTACTCCGACCCTGCGTACTCCGACCCTGCGTACTCCGGTCCTGCGTACTCCGGTCCTGCGTACTCCGGTCCTGCGTACTCCGACCCTGCGTACTCCGACCCTGCGTACTCCGACCCTGCGTACTCCGACCCTGCGTACTCCGGTCCTGCGTACTCCGGTCCTGCGTACTCCGGTCCTGCGTACTCCGGTCCTGCGTACTCCGACCCTGCGTACTCCGACCCTGCGTACTCCGACCCTGCGTACTCCGACCCTGCGTACTCCGACCCTGCGTACTCCGACCCTGCGTACTCCGACCCTGCGTACTCCGACCCTGCGTACTCCGACCCTGCGTACTCCGGTCCTGCGTACTCCGGTCCTGCGTACTCCGGTCCTGCGTACTCCGACCCTGCGTACTCCGACCCTGCGTACTCCGACCCTGCGTACTCCGACCCTGCGTACTCCGACCCTGCGTACTCCGACCCTGCGTACTCCGGTCCTGCGTACTCCGACCCTGCGTACTCAGACCCTGCGTACTCCGACCTCAATCTCTTCGTGGTGTTGAAGCGTATAGTATATATTATGGGTATTAGAGTAAGCAACCCGTCTCAGATGACTTAGACTGAGGTACTGAGGTACTTCTACTTGGCGTAGTACCTCAGTGTGGGACTGTACCTCCCACAGTGGGGCTAaacagtgtggtggggagtggggACGAGGGGGGGGTGTTCTTCTACACCTGGAAGGTAAACTGTAAACTCAACATTCCCACGTACTCTAATTCCCTAACATTGTTGTGTGTATTCTACAGGTGTAATGGCGTCGTAGTCTGCTGGAGCCAAGCTCAACACCGGCTCAACTAGTCATCCCATCCTGGACGCCTCCAACAAGCCTGCCCTCCGCCATCATCTCCTCCATCAGCCGGGACGCTGCTAAGGTGTGTAAGTTGCTAGTGAGGTCAAGGTGGAGTTGGCCCTTGACCCGAGAGTGTGACAGTGGGTCCCGGCCCGCCTCAAGTCCTCGCCAGATGACGATGGAAAGCCCCCATCACCCCCTGAAGGAGAGTCCGCCGCCTTCCCCAGGAGACGATAGTAAAGGAAGTGAGTATTGCGTGTCTCGTGTGTGTGTATCCGTCCCCACCGTGCCTTTCTCTGCTACCCGCACCGTCTCCCTGTCCCCTCGTAGGACCCCTGAGTGTACCTCGTCCCTGTCCCTTCGTAGGATCCTGAGTGTACCTCGTTCCTGTCCCCTCGTAGGACCCCTGAGTGTACCTCGTCCCTGCCCCCTCGTAGGATCCTGAGTGTACCTCGTCCCTGTCGTCTCCTAGTAGCTTGGGTGTATACCGTCCCTGTCCCCTCGTAGGATCCTGGGTGTACCTCGTCCCTGTCCCTTCGTAGGATCCTGAGCGGGTCTTGTCTCTGCTTGTAGGATCCCGAGTCCTTGAATCAGAGTGTACGTCAGCAGACCAAGATATGGGTCTCTGATAATCACATTAAATTCTTAAACATGGAGCACAGACCTTGTTTATTATAATGCCCCGGGGCGTAGCCATCAACGATTCTGGCACGAATTTTCTTACATTCTTATTCACGTGGATGGAAGTTGAATACTGAGCTTTCCAGGTTTCTTTTTTTACACCTATAATAGACCGGAGGTTGTCCGTCAAGTTCAACTCTGGGACGCGAGtggtaaagaggggggggggaggggaggggagaaggcaaTATAAATtgagcaatatatatatagatgagtgGGAGCGGCGAGATGGGAACTTTAATGGAGGGTTAGTGCCTGGGCTGTCATAGTCACGTATTTGTAAAGATCTTACAAATACGTAGCAGTCTGACAAGTCTGGCAAAAGAGAGCAAGCTAAGCATAACATGCAAGCACAAATTCATCGTATCAGTAAGACAGGTTGCCTGCCTGCATTCAGgactcataccccccccccccctctgcccttCCCCCCTGCCTCCCCCCACCTTTCTACAACTTTGCTTGCCCGCTACACCAGTCGTAACGTGTTTTCAGACCCAACTTATGCAAACATCAAATACTTTTATCCTAACACGTAGCAGTCCACCCGCTGACCGCGCCATGAGCGGGAAGACTGGAGCCCATCACTGCCTCTCTTCAGAGGCACTGGCACGGTTCAACTCTCAGTTCATGTAAGGCGCTGTGGTGAAGATCTCTATGGCCCGCGTGTGGGGGAGTGGGTGGGCTGGAGGCCCCCAGAGTGTTAAGGGGGTGGAGTGAGGACCTGGTGAAGGATAAAAACCTGGTTTACTGAAGGTGACCCGCCAGTCAGTCGTCCAGGGTCACAGCGTCACACCTGGAAGGTCACCCCcgtcgtcgccaccaccaccaggctgtagtATAAGAGGCTACTGGCAGAGAAGAGGTCAGGAGGATACGATAAGGTGAACGCAAGTACAGGCATCGGAATATCAGATTTGAAAGTGGATAAGATTCCAACATTAACACCAGAGAAACAGTGACATcggcagcaggagcagcatactGCAAGGAAAAATGTGATATAATTTTTTGTTAATTCTGCAGACATCATTATCTAATGTTTTACATTATAGTGTGCAAATTTAATAATTCCGAGTCCAGTTAACACGCTATTCCAAAATTAGTAGTAGGGGGGCCACTTTGGTATCGCGTCAAATGGCACTCACTTCACTGATCACAACCCTGAACCATCTATGATGGGCACATACCCAACATCAATAGCTTAAAAaaaattgggtgaggctagcccaagGCCTCTGTCAAGCCCTTTAACCTCGGACACACattctaatttatatatttagaacGAATACATTATATCACATACACGATGAGAATCGCCTGGTTGACTCTGGATTCTCTTTAAGACAGAACGAAAGGAACGAGAAATTAATGGACTAGCTGACAGAGATCAATTTACAGGAGAAGGAAGCGGGGCCTCCATTCCCACGGCCAGTTACTTGTCTTTGGCGAGGTCCCCAGTGACTTAGGCTTGACTTAAGCCCGTCACCTTGACGCCCTGTATTTTCATAGGCCTCAGGAAACGTCAGACGAGGTAGTTACCGCTAACGACTGTTGCCCCTCCCCCCCAATTACACCTTGGGTCATTTTAATTTAGTGGCCAGATTTGATATGTGTTTGGGAAATATCtgtataatgttatggatgataatGGAGACGTGTGTTTACATACCCTGAGGTGGAAGTGTGAGCATTTAACAATACACTTccgacacccaacactaccatccCAAACCTGACCCGGAATAGTTATGACgtcacagtgacgtcacacagtttgtgCATACCATTTATGGAACAGAAGATTGTATTTCATCATttagttaggctaggttggggtgGGATgtgttgggttaagttaggttggggtGGCATGTGCTGGGTCGGGTTTGATTGGGTTGGATTTGGTCGGCTTAGGTATAGGACGTACAACGGTGAACCTGTGCTCGGTGTAGTGACGTACCGTGCACAGTTGGTGGGAGGCGGTAtagactgtgggagtgtggggtttgGGCGACTCACAGTCACTGTTCCTCACGTCCAGTCTCAGGCCTCCTACCATGCTGTtgattttggtgtgtgtgttagtcAGTCCGGTGTAGCGgaaacaccaggggccacacctcgccacacagaCACCGTAACCTTTGCCATTCGTGAATCTCTCCTCAGTAATTTCCTCAAACTTTGCATTTATGAAACAGTTAACACACTGTGGCGCGCCATATCTTGAGATCTTCGAGGATCTTGATGATGCTTAGTGTAAGTGTGGGTTAAGCCACAGCTCTGGAaatgttatcttatcttgaggttatcttgatgatttagtgtccccgcggcccggtcctcgaccaggcttccacccccaggaagcagcccgtgacagctgactaacacccaggtacctattttactgttaggtaacaggggcatagggtgaaagaaactctgcccaatgtttctcgccggcgcctgggatcgaacccaggaccacaggatcacaagtccagcgtgctgtccgctcggccgaccggcacccaAGTGCCATGAGGCACTTGGCACTATAGCAATACTCTTCCGTCGACAAAGACCTCGACACGGAGTTTCTAAACTCACAATTTGTTGAATAAACATAGACTaaaccgccatgattgaggacagATGAACAGGTGTGTCGTAGGTAGACACGTAAATCCTTGATAAATCCTGGGtccagactcacgaagcagttacgcaagcacttacgaacctgtccatcttttctcaatctttggcggctttgaatacaattattaaacagttaatgagctccgaagcaccaggaggctgtttataacaacaacagttgattgggatgttttcatgcttgtaaactgtttaataaatgtaaccaaagccgtcaaagattgaggaaaagatatacacgttcgtaagtacttgcgtaactgcttcgtgaatctggcccccaatcTCGATCCACCAGACTCTACACACGTAGTGGACGCGTTATGAAAGGATAAAGCGAGTCATATCCACAGGCACACCGATTACTGGATATTATCCACCAAGTACATATTAGCAGGATGCAAGATTGCTACAGCTTCATAAGACGATTCTGATCATCAAGATGTCACTAGCGGCCAGTTCTTGGTTACAGCTACAAGGAAACATGTCCTGTACCTGTTAATCTCTCACGCGGTCCTGAACACATTCCCGGGGTGTAGAGTGCTAGGAGGAGACACTTGTAGACCTCGTTGGGTCAAGCGCCTACATGTAGGATCAGAGTTCCCAGAGGCGTatatgaggggagagtgtgaggggagagttCTCCCACTTCACAAGCGCCAGGGTGCCGGTGGGTGTATAGCTGCATCTTGGACGCTGGTCCGCATCTCACCTCACTCTCCCCTTATCAACACCCCCTTACTGTGTCGTCACCCCTTACTGTGACGTCACCCCTTACTGTGTCGTCACGTACTACGTACGTGTCTGTACTTATACGTGTACTTGTGCGTGTCTGTGGTCGACCGCCGCTGCCTTCTTAATCAGCACCCTCAGATACCAAGAatgagctgtgtgtgtggttctAGGCTTGTTCCAGTGGTGCTAGAGTTGTACCAGCCATTCTAGAGATGTATCATCAGCTCTAGGACTCTACTAGTGGTTTTAGGGCCCCTACAAATTGTTCTAGAACTGTTCCAGTGGGTTTATAGCTGCAATTGGGTGATTATTGAACAGTTCCAGTTGATCTAAAGCTGTATCAGTGGTTCTAGGACTGTTCCAGTGGTTCTAGAACTACTAGTGATCCTAGGGGCTGTACCAGTCGTTCTAGAGCCAGCTGTACCACTTGTCTAGGGCTCTACCAGCTGTTCCAGTGGTTCTAGAGCAGTAACAGTGGGGTTTAAATGTTTGCCACGGCTCTAGATCTCGTGCTGACACTTGAAACATTGCAACTCGAAACTTGCTTCAAAAAAGAAACTTGGCACTAATCGAGAAAATTCCTGATCTGCCAGGCTAGCTTGGGGGGTGCCTCACGTACTTCTGCGAGCTGCCTGCACCAATAGTTTGACTGGTCAGTGATCCACGGTGCCAGTGACGCCCCCACAGTGACTACCAGATGAGCTACTATTAGACGACGCTGTTCCGAGTGTGGGGGTCGAAGGAGCTTGGTGTGGGGGTCCAAGGAGCTTGGCGTGGGGGTCGAAGGGGTCTGATCAGACACAATTGTCTGTTACCAGAGATAGTGgcagacacaggtgtgtgtgtggagggggggagagCAGAGCCGCGAGAGAAGTGGTGTGAGGGAACAATGTGGCGAGCGTTGGAGGGGGCCAGAGGTCACGCGGGGTCATAACATACTTGACTTTTGTTTAGACTAAGTGACGTCACCACAAATGttagggtgagagagtgtgggccagtctggggggggggggggaagggggacgttcacacacacacacacacacacacacacacacacacacacacacacacacacacacacacacacacacctccctcactctacACATGGACTATCCCTACCCCTCTCGTCAGCCCTCTCTCCTATGATATTCCCCTTGCAGGTATTCCCTAGTATTCGCCTCCATGTTCATATTGGATTTCAacatttgttccggcaatatttcgtgtactcgctgggaggatactgaacaaccgtggacctctccaGATGTATCAGTGTttcctgattgtgcctatggcacctctacgctCCATAAGCAACTatactcttcactggctctaatCTACATTTAGTTCACATAGTTCATAATGTTCACATAGTTTTATATAGTTCACtacagtatattgttattttgATGTGTAAAttggggacctggccctccagtattttccatgtatatatatatgtatatttggtacttttctcgtctcctttctagagagtacattgagagagctttgagacggtcccaatagttCAGAtggtttatcgtgtctatgcgggcTCTCAGATCCTTAATTAatgtgttgctttccttctataggcggatttgattgtgttttgtaccttgtATTCTGTTTAGGGTCCTCATTTTTTATCGTACCCAAGTACTTGGAATTTataactgttaaacatcatgttattgtctGCTGTACAATCGAAAACTTGTATTAATAATGAGCTTTTTATAAGTTTTTCAATGCCTTCTACGTAAgtcattttcatgctgatttttgtgtcatctgcaaaggatgacacgaagttgCGTCATCTTTGTCTATATCTTGTCTATAtctgtgtatttttgtctatatttgaTATGAGACTAAGGGAAAAGCAATGAGGCAAGGATTGTACACAGCTTTTAACTTTTAAATCGAGCTTGAACTCGAGTTGATTTGATTGACTGCTACTCTTTGCACTCTAACAGAAAATTTGATATTCATCGTCCTATTGACCTCATTTTCTGGGCTatgactccatggtcacatttatcaaatgccttttgTAAAGTCAgtctataccacatctgcattctattTTACTCCTAATGTCTCAGTGATGTTGTCATAGTGTGTGCCAGAGGAAgtggttgttatagattcagctactcggaacaagttccaagtagcacaggctatagtgagcccgtagtggacttacctggcacaggagcggggcaagtagcacgggctatggtgagcccgtagaggacttacccggcacagaagTGGTGCTGTGGTGCCAGAGGCGGCCACAGGATGCTTTATCGAGTGGTGGAGGTGAAAGCTGGTGGTCGAGCAGGTCCAGGTCAGGTCAAGGTGAGGTCAAGGCGAAGCGGGTTGCCGCCTGACCTGACCTCCAGGTGGTTAGACTGGCCCCCGGAGTGCCCCGACCTCACACGAGTGCCGTTACGCTAGCGCTGTGGCTGGTATGCTTCAGGTGtgtgctccaggtgtgtgtgtacatgtgactCTAGGGGGCGAGTACCATATCTGCTCCTGCCTCTCTACCGTCAGTACTTTAATGCTCTATTCAGTCGTTTAAGTTGTCGTATTTATATTTAAACTGTCTTCAGTTATCATCGATAACGTCATTCGATCCACTGACGATTCTTAGGATAAAGAAGTTGTTGATGATATCAGAGTGTCACCCTGCTTCTCCAGCGTGTCACAGCGTGTCACCCTGCTTCTCCAGCGTGTCACCCTACTTCTCCAGCGTGTCACAGCGTGTCACCCTGCTTCTCCAGCGTGTCATTGCGTGTCACTCTGTTATCGTTTGGGGGTGTGAGGTGTTCTTCTTCATCTTTAAGGCTGTaaacattcatttatggccaccaTCTCACACTCCTATGTTAGCTATGTTCTGTTCCCAGAGCCTCTACTTgcagtctcctctctctctctctctctctctctctctctctctctctctctctctctctctctctctctctctctctctctctctctctctctctcttcacaagAGCCGTCATCATCTCAAACCTTCATTGATTGTTTCTGTTTCATTTCCGTCATCTTCGCAAAGGTATGACAGAGgggctctgtcctctctctcccctctctcacctGGGCTCCCCTCTCTCACCTGGGCTCCCCTCTCTCACCTGGGCTCCCCTCTCTCACCTGGGCTCCCCTCTCTCAGAACCCAAatatttacctgatttaccttaggggccactaaccctagtggcctcgacgaggacaggaagccggcggctggtCGAAGgtgcccccatttgccttgatgatcttttccagataTCTTTTCTAGATATCTATCTTAAGGTAACTTAGGCCTCACTACACACCACattctattattattaaaatgtttttatatttgagaaaataccggtttgaatacacagtatgttaccgTTGAACAATGTGGCTGTGAGGGTGGGGCCGCCGCTTGGACGAGCCTAGCGTGATGAAGGGTTGTGTGAGGATGGGCAGGTgcacccgggggggggggccatGTTATGGCAGGTGTGGCAGTCAAGAACCATCTTTGGACTCCTCCAACACCTTAGTGAAGCCAGCTAGGTAAActccaaggggggagggggggttgctccctccacaacccccccccccccaccccccaccacctccccgccACACGGGGAGTATAAGGAGGGGGCTGAACTTACGGGatacagtaagttcagtagaacttcggtttcaacccttttaccctgtcgtagctcagtcgattaaggcagtgtctgggatgctcctggacgcaggttcgaatcctcgtcacggcccttgtggattttttcattaaGGAGGGGGCTGTTACATTGCTCTCTCTCATCTACAGCCTACTCCCATGCCTCCTGTGGTGGTATAatgttcatcaatcaatcagtcaagcctggcctcgggccgggcttggggagtagaagaactcccagaaccccatcaaccaggtatcaaccaggtatcaaccaatcaCCTTTCACCTATGACCATCCTCGGTCACATGGACGTATGCGCGTCATGTTCGTGACAGGTATGCAGCTGCCTTAGACTATGTGAAGGatttacatagtgtgtcaagatcTATACAAGACAACTCATCCCACAGCATGCTTAGTCACATAGGGCCATGTGTATTCAGTAGCCTGTGCCAGCTTAGATGCAtcgtgaggatatcctcaagaacatgaGAGTGGGTAAAGTGTTTGCAAAGTGTCCAGGTACCGCATACTGACAGGTCTGAAGGGTTTAATGACTGGACATTGAGTAAtgaagtgtgggagatcatgcccccaattcctgctcacacagtttgctcctggagtgctcaggattgggagatccgtcacctgtagccacctgccacaggtaacggtaacctaaCCTGATCCTGgcgaccactgtgtcgcacaggctGGTCCACGCTTCTTTCTTTCAAGTGCTTTCAGGCCTGTGGGAGGAAGTGATTCTCTCCTGTCAGACCTGAATGTTTGGAAACAATGTAGTCATTACAATGAAGATGGAGGATTCCTAGGTCTATTTTACCTTCATCTTTCATACTAATTTGCCTGCTGTGTCTGTGGGCGAGATGGAATCCATGCAAGAGATTCTAAACCCTCGATGCTGTGCAGCGAGAAGGTTATATTAAATTGCAATCATGAGCTTCTTGCTGTCGATTTTTGCGGACGTTTTCCCACAGCGTGAAGATCAGACTTTAATTCACGTAACATTActcctcctcctgtgtgtgtgtgtagtgtactgggagggtgttgtagtgcagctacacctgtgtgtgtgtgtgtgtgtgtgtgtgtgtgtgtgtgtgtgtgtgtgtgtgtgtgtgtgtgtgtgtgtgtgtgtgtgtgtgtgtgtgtttcaggacCGGCACCCTGGCTGGCTCTATACCTGCCACTTGTGGCACCATCGCGCCCATGTTGTGggtacctttctctctctcctctctctctcctctctctctcctctctctctctctctctctctctctctctctctctctctctctctctctctctctctctctctctctctctctctctctctctctccccccccctctcccctccttcctcaagTCCTTTCTTCACTCCCTCGGTCCctacctctctccttccctccttccttccctccctaacctccctccctgtcccccaaTCATTAAGGTAGTGAGGTAGCGAACCTCTCCCAGCGGCGCTCCCCTAAACTCTTCCACAGAGGTCATGAAAGGTCAAGTCGGACGTCAATAATGTCAGGGCCACTGGCCTCACTGTGCTGCCtgacccccccctccatcccccaccacttcaggaggggagggggggctacCTGGTTCTGcagtgaaaggggggaggggggaggaggctgTTGATCAGGTCAGCTGTAGTAGGTTCACGTCTGTACACGGAGGTCAACGACCGGTCGACGGGTCACTAgaaatggggggtggggggggtcaaGTAGagaaggggggtgtgggggggggtaagggggatTTGTAAATACCGGATACGACAGTTTGTTATAGTATTAAGTTgtcataaggagagagagagacttggtcATTAGCAGACTGGTACGACTAGCGATTTATTAGGCAGGCCAACTGCTGCCTAATGTATCTCCCACACACCATGGgagtgttgtgggagtgttgtgggagATAGTAGTAGcctcgctggtggtggtggtggtggttgagtcaTTAAGGCTGGACGAGCTGGCTAAGTAATGACAAGCTCAACACTGGTCTTGCGTATTTCACCAGGTGTGGCGAGGCGCACAacctgcgtgcgtgtgtgtggtgcacgcaggtgtgtgtggtgcacgcaggtgtgtgtgtgtgtgtgtgtgtgctgacctgcGTGTGCGTGCTGGAGCCTGGTCTCTGGGCCCCGGCTCTCCACCCACCGCCGCCTCATGACTGCCAACCTTGTGTGTGTTTGCTACTTAATAGTTCAATGCAGTGACTCATTTACCTTGCCGTCTtgagatatttatatatacatttatgtatCGAATTGTCTGCCACAACTTCCTGTTTAGTTCCTGTCACTCAGGGCGACTATGTATATGTATTTACTCTTTGTAGAATCGAGCTATTTGGTCTTGTACCTcgcttttctaaaaaaaaaaatttcctcaATTATGTCtatggggttgagcttcggctatttggtcccgcctctcaactgtcaatcaactggtatacaggttcctgagcctactgggctcttatcatatctatatttgaaactgtgtatggagtcagcctccaccacatcactgcttattgcattccatctgttaactactctgatattgAAAAacgttttttctaatgtctctgtggttcatttgggtactcagtttccacctgtgtccccttgttcgcgtaccgccagtgttgaatacggttcagttgctggaccactatgacatggccttagatgctatggaagacaaaacgctgatgtattttacacagatttcgcaaaagcctttggcaaatgtgaccatagtgttattgcacataaaatgcgttcaatgggaattaccggaaaaataggcagatggatctacaatttcctgactaacaaaacccagtgtgtaatagtcaacaaaaataAATCCGGtctatcaaccgtgaagagcacagtcccccagggtactgtgcttgctccagtacagtccccctgggtactgtgcttgctccagtacagtcccccagggtactgtgcttgctccagtacagtcccccagggtactgtgcttgctccagtacagtcccccagggtactgtgcttgctccagtactttttctcatcctcatatcggacatagacaaggacacagtctatagtactgtatcatcctttgcagatgacactagaatttttatgagagtagacaacatagagaacacggcaaacctccaatcaaatgtaaatcaggtctttcaatgggctacagaaaataatatggtgtttaatgaagataagttccagctcatgcgctacggaaaaaatgaaaatgaaaatataaaaacggaaaccacgtataaAACCCAATCAAATCATaccatagaacgaaaaagcaatgtaaaagatttgggtgtactcatgtcggaaaacCTTACCTCTAAGGAACACAATAAAATAGCCTTCACAACTGCAAAAAAATTACAGGGTGGATAACAAgatcctttcacactagagacgctataccgatgatgatacttttcaagacgcaagtgctctagagtggagtactgctgcacaatgacagcccattTTAAACCTGGAGAGCGtgtagagatcctttactgctagaatccactcagtaaaacttctaaactattgggaccgactaaagagcctaaatctgcattctcttgagcgcaggcgggagagatacataataatttcacgtggaaaaaaagtagaggggctggtcccaaagctACACACAAAAATAATATcatatgagaccagaaggcatggcaggatgtgcagaatacccccgttgaagagcagaggtgcaacaggtactctgagagagaactatcaacgtcagaggcccgagactgttcaacacgcttccactacacatagggGGATtaccgaccccctcacagtgttcaagagagaacttgataagcacctccgaaggatacctgatcaaccaggttgtcggtcatacatcaggctgcgagcagccgcgtccaacagtctggttgaccagtccaacaaccaggaggcctggtcggggaccgggctgcggagacgttgagccccgaaatcattgcaaggtaactctgtcaattcctcttgagaattttgtaggtggtaatcatatCTCCCCAAACTCTTCCGTTTTCCAGTatcatgaggtttaattccagtaatCTTACTTCATAGCTCGTGCTTCTCAGCTCGGGGACCAGCCTggaggcatacctctgaacttgttCTAACTTCTTTTATTAGTgtttgacaagatatggactcgcGCACGCTGgaaccgcat includes these proteins:
- the LOC123765563 gene encoding activating transcription factor 7-interacting protein 1-like; this translates as MTLKKISQTPVYVDRQNPSDPAYSGPAYSGPAYSGPAYSGPAYSGPAYSGPAYSGPAYSGPAYSDPAYSDPAYSGPAYSGPAYSGPAYSDPAYSDPAYSDPAYSDPAYSGPAYSGPAYSGPAYSGPAYSDPAYSDPAYSDPAYSDPAYSDPAYSDPAYSDPAYSDPAYSDPAYSGPAYSGPAYSGPAYSDPAYSDPAYSDPAYSDPAYSDPAYSDPAYSGPAYSDPAYSDPAYSDLNLFVVLKRIVYIMGIRVSNPSQMT